In a single window of the Gadus macrocephalus chromosome 6, ASM3116895v1 genome:
- the si:dkey-112e17.1 gene encoding uncharacterized protein si:dkey-112e17.1 isoform X2 has product MLWCVCSVLPHAPWERAPESSGEWTEGRRAGVRFTVLCIKEQLVKMSCATSIGAHAFMTMYLLFVTGCTTQKVYFDCGAKVDVVDVQGLILSPGFPYNYSSGIHCVWQFFVPMDYQLVLEMFDFDVFESHDSPAVSYSEEELTEEEMKTLTPRRLAAEEDDEDDNEEDALSLAKVLIGRSEQVFAKGTQSSYGDEVQDMGLQEELMKIEGDHVSESAKRASDKEQPDTGATPRSPRLWIPVAQPPGGEASDSSISTASSSSPLSPPLGGLHSSPSSQPGAARTSTTTTTTTTAASPSPPSDTASPSPETTQPMLDACPHDVLYISDLITFSSRFCGSNRPPGGQLVFGSSQEMVEVIMELITTTHWGRGFALLFHYHNLTEPGGDRRTYAHAPGRMDTLLAAVSAAVFFGMILASALCMIFRPKLCPKISNSCVSSNSEVAAAVENTASEVSELRVVTANEGEREVSEGQLAKRPAPRDRRTQAVSTGGEASRDQELELSPGGLMELDLGADEVFITASDPSHPGLPLSAHTTLPSLGADRAGDNGRKVFSEAHLSNKPSSVSDSAVSSASYPLTAHQQRRLNSTSNLRRSLFNGFGLLCGTDDPARATPGAAEARAPGPGSSSPSGQQQQPQDRGSKGGKRRNLSTDGTDHVSVPVFAISEEEDREPLVPAEHLAQTSFSSISLSPSSSSTVNGQAGGLYQERRLTPLC; this is encoded by the exons atgctgtggtgtgtgtgttcggttctGCCCCATGCACCATGGGAGCGCGCTCCCGAGTCTTCAGGTGAATGGACAGAGGGGAGAAGAGCGGGGGTACGGTTCACTGTGCTTTGCATAAAGGAACAATTAGTGAAAATGAGTTGTGCCACTTCGATCGGGGCACATGCTTTTATGACAATGTATCTACTCTTCGTGACGGGATGCACCACACAGAAA GTCTACTTTGACTGCGGTGCCAAGGTGGATGTGGTGGATGTCCAAGGGCTCATCCTTTCCCCGGGCTTCCCCTATAACTACTCGTCTGGGATCCACTGTGTGTGGCAGTTCTTTGTCCCGATGGACTACCAGCTTGTCCTGGAGATGTTTGACTTTGACGTGTTTGAAAGCCACGACTCTCCCGCTGTGTCGTACTCTGAGGAGGAACtgacagaggaggagatgaaaacTCTCACTCCCAGACGTTTGGCGGCCGAAGAGGACGACGAGGATGACAACGAAGAAGACGCACTTTCGTTGGCCAAAGTTCTGATTGGCCGGAGTGAGCAGGTGTTCGCAAAGGGTACGCAGTCCTCCTACGGCGATGAGGTCCAGGATATGGGGCTGCAGGAGGAGCTGATGAAGATCGAGGGGGATCATGTCTCGGAGTCTGCCAAAAGAGCGAGCGATAAAGAGCAACCTGACACCGGGGCAACGCCCCGTTCCCCCCGCCTCTGGATACCTGTTGCCCAGCCTCCAGGAGGTGAAGCTTCGGATTCCTCCATCTCCACCGCCTCGTCCTCTTCGCCCCTCTCCCCGCCACTGGGAGGTCTGCACTCCAGCCCGAGCTCTCAGCCAGGAGCTGCCcggacctccaccaccaccaccaccaccaccaccgccgcctccccGTCGCCTCCGTCAGACACCGCCTCTCCGAGCCCCGAGACCACGCAGCCGATGCTGGACGCCTGCCCCCACGACGTCCTCTACATATCCGACCTcatcaccttctcctccaggtTCTGCGGGTCCAACCGTCCCCCCGGCGGCCAGCTGGTGTTCGGCTCCAGccaggagatggtggaggtgatcatggagctcatcaccaccacccactgGGGCCGGGGCTTCGCCCTGCTCTTCCACTACCACAACCTGACCGAGCCAGGGGGGGATCGACGGACCTACGCTCACGCCCCTGGGCGGATGGACACGCTCCTGGCTGCTGTGAGCGCCGCGGTCTTCTTCGGCATGATACTGGCTAGCGCTCTCTGCATGATCTTCAG ACCTAAACTTTGTCCCAAGATATCCAACTCCTGTGTGTCAAGCAACTCTGag GTTGCGGCGGCCGTGGAGAACACGGCGAGCGAAGTCAGCGAGCTGCGGGTGGTCACGGCTAACGAGGGCGAGCGGGAGGTGAGCGAGGGGCAGCTCGCCAAGCGCCCTGCCCCCAGGGACCGCCGGACACAAGCAg TCAGTACGGGGGGAGAGGCCTCCCGGGACCAGGAGCTGGAGTTGTCTCCTGGGGGCCTGATGGAGCTGGACCTGGGGGCCGACGAGGTCTTCATCACGGCCTCCGACCCGAGTCACCCTGGCCTGCCGCTCTCGGCTCACACG ACTCTTCCCAGCCTCGGGGCGGACCGGGCGGGGGACAACGGCAGGAAGGTCTTCTCGGAAGCCCACTTGTCCAACAAGCCGAGCTCCGTCTCCGACTCGGCCGTCAGCAGTGCCTCCTACCCCCTGACCGCCCACCAGCAGCGACGCCTCAACTCCACCAGCAACCTGCGCCGCTCTCTCTTCAACGGCTTCGGCCTGCTCTGCGGGACGGACGACCCGGCCAGGGCGACCCCAGGGGCGGCGGAGGcacgggccccgggccccggctcctcctcgccctccggccagcagcagcagccgcaggaCAGGGGCTCGAAGGGCGGGAAGCGGCGCAACCTGAGCACGGACGGAACCGACCACGTCAGCGTGCCGGTGTTCGCCatctctgaggaggaggaccgAGAGCCCCTGGTCCCAGCGGAGCACCTGGCTCAGacatccttctcctccatctccttatccccgtcctcctcctccacggtgAACGGACAGGCAGGGGGCTTGTACCAGGAGAGAAGGCTCACCCCGCTGTGCTAG
- the si:dkey-112e17.1 gene encoding uncharacterized protein si:dkey-112e17.1 isoform X1 has translation MLWCVCSVLPHAPWERAPESSGEWTEGRRAGVRFTVLCIKEQLVKMSCATSIGAHAFMTMYLLFVTGCTTQKVYFDCGAKVDVVDVQGLILSPGFPYNYSSGIHCVWQFFVPMDYQLVLEMFDFDVFESHDSPAVSYSEEELTEEEMKTLTPRRLAAEEDDEDDNEEDALSLAKVLIGRSEQVFAKGTQSSYGDEVQDMGLQEELMKIEGDHVSESAKRASDKEQPDTGATPRSPRLWIPVAQPPGGEASDSSISTASSSSPLSPPLGGLHSSPSSQPGAARTSTTTTTTTTAASPSPPSDTASPSPETTQPMLDACPHDVLYISDLITFSSRFCGSNRPPGGQLVFGSSQEMVEVIMELITTTHWGRGFALLFHYHNLTEPGGDRRTYAHAPGRMDTLLAAVSAAVFFGMILASALCMIFRPKLCPKISNSCVSSNSEVAAAVENTASEVSELRVVTANEGEREVSEGQLAKRPAPRDRRTQAVSTGGEASRDQELELSPGGLMELDLGADEVFITASDPSHPGLPLSAHTRERYLRYSDTGPRPLSDWPLPDPAAATTSSQGPTAARTEGGSGCSRPRPRAWSVRTFQDYLPPLHKKWCSWNSSSPFTKLVDTTLPSLGADRAGDNGRKVFSEAHLSNKPSSVSDSAVSSASYPLTAHQQRRLNSTSNLRRSLFNGFGLLCGTDDPARATPGAAEARAPGPGSSSPSGQQQQPQDRGSKGGKRRNLSTDGTDHVSVPVFAISEEEDREPLVPAEHLAQTSFSSISLSPSSSSTVNGQAGGLYQERRLTPLC, from the exons atgctgtggtgtgtgtgttcggttctGCCCCATGCACCATGGGAGCGCGCTCCCGAGTCTTCAGGTGAATGGACAGAGGGGAGAAGAGCGGGGGTACGGTTCACTGTGCTTTGCATAAAGGAACAATTAGTGAAAATGAGTTGTGCCACTTCGATCGGGGCACATGCTTTTATGACAATGTATCTACTCTTCGTGACGGGATGCACCACACAGAAA GTCTACTTTGACTGCGGTGCCAAGGTGGATGTGGTGGATGTCCAAGGGCTCATCCTTTCCCCGGGCTTCCCCTATAACTACTCGTCTGGGATCCACTGTGTGTGGCAGTTCTTTGTCCCGATGGACTACCAGCTTGTCCTGGAGATGTTTGACTTTGACGTGTTTGAAAGCCACGACTCTCCCGCTGTGTCGTACTCTGAGGAGGAACtgacagaggaggagatgaaaacTCTCACTCCCAGACGTTTGGCGGCCGAAGAGGACGACGAGGATGACAACGAAGAAGACGCACTTTCGTTGGCCAAAGTTCTGATTGGCCGGAGTGAGCAGGTGTTCGCAAAGGGTACGCAGTCCTCCTACGGCGATGAGGTCCAGGATATGGGGCTGCAGGAGGAGCTGATGAAGATCGAGGGGGATCATGTCTCGGAGTCTGCCAAAAGAGCGAGCGATAAAGAGCAACCTGACACCGGGGCAACGCCCCGTTCCCCCCGCCTCTGGATACCTGTTGCCCAGCCTCCAGGAGGTGAAGCTTCGGATTCCTCCATCTCCACCGCCTCGTCCTCTTCGCCCCTCTCCCCGCCACTGGGAGGTCTGCACTCCAGCCCGAGCTCTCAGCCAGGAGCTGCCcggacctccaccaccaccaccaccaccaccaccgccgcctccccGTCGCCTCCGTCAGACACCGCCTCTCCGAGCCCCGAGACCACGCAGCCGATGCTGGACGCCTGCCCCCACGACGTCCTCTACATATCCGACCTcatcaccttctcctccaggtTCTGCGGGTCCAACCGTCCCCCCGGCGGCCAGCTGGTGTTCGGCTCCAGccaggagatggtggaggtgatcatggagctcatcaccaccacccactgGGGCCGGGGCTTCGCCCTGCTCTTCCACTACCACAACCTGACCGAGCCAGGGGGGGATCGACGGACCTACGCTCACGCCCCTGGGCGGATGGACACGCTCCTGGCTGCTGTGAGCGCCGCGGTCTTCTTCGGCATGATACTGGCTAGCGCTCTCTGCATGATCTTCAG ACCTAAACTTTGTCCCAAGATATCCAACTCCTGTGTGTCAAGCAACTCTGag GTTGCGGCGGCCGTGGAGAACACGGCGAGCGAAGTCAGCGAGCTGCGGGTGGTCACGGCTAACGAGGGCGAGCGGGAGGTGAGCGAGGGGCAGCTCGCCAAGCGCCCTGCCCCCAGGGACCGCCGGACACAAGCAg TCAGTACGGGGGGAGAGGCCTCCCGGGACCAGGAGCTGGAGTTGTCTCCTGGGGGCCTGATGGAGCTGGACCTGGGGGCCGACGAGGTCTTCATCACGGCCTCCGACCCGAGTCACCCTGGCCTGCCGCTCTCGGCTCACACG CGGGAGCGATATCTGCGCTACAGTGACACCGGCCCCAGGCCCCTGAGCGACTGGCCCTTGCCCGACcctgccgccgccaccacctcctctcagGGTCCGACTGCAGCCAGAACAGAGGGCGGTTCTGGCTGCTCTCGGCCCAGACCCAGAGCGTGGAGCGTCCGCACCTTCCAGGACTACCTGCCTCCGCTCCACAAGAAGTGGTGCAGCTGGAACTCCTCCAGTCCCTTCACAAAGCTGGTGGACACT ACTCTTCCCAGCCTCGGGGCGGACCGGGCGGGGGACAACGGCAGGAAGGTCTTCTCGGAAGCCCACTTGTCCAACAAGCCGAGCTCCGTCTCCGACTCGGCCGTCAGCAGTGCCTCCTACCCCCTGACCGCCCACCAGCAGCGACGCCTCAACTCCACCAGCAACCTGCGCCGCTCTCTCTTCAACGGCTTCGGCCTGCTCTGCGGGACGGACGACCCGGCCAGGGCGACCCCAGGGGCGGCGGAGGcacgggccccgggccccggctcctcctcgccctccggccagcagcagcagccgcaggaCAGGGGCTCGAAGGGCGGGAAGCGGCGCAACCTGAGCACGGACGGAACCGACCACGTCAGCGTGCCGGTGTTCGCCatctctgaggaggaggaccgAGAGCCCCTGGTCCCAGCGGAGCACCTGGCTCAGacatccttctcctccatctccttatccccgtcctcctcctccacggtgAACGGACAGGCAGGGGGCTTGTACCAGGAGAGAAGGCTCACCCCGCTGTGCTAG